One genomic segment of Tripterygium wilfordii isolate XIE 37 chromosome 9, ASM1340144v1, whole genome shotgun sequence includes these proteins:
- the LOC120005181 gene encoding uncharacterized protein LOC120005181 isoform X1, whose amino-acid sequence MVRNLSTSSDHNVASGTSDADPLLPPNSQNVEEASAAVLQPNDVPVNLLSMELDVNYYRPLYLAALKGDWATASKFFERDPNALTAKISVLSMTALHIAVCNGQEEFTEKLVELMPSDALEMHDLGFYTPLHYAGMSGNIRIAKALVRKNPALPQITDIKGYTPLQTAIFVATEHKELVWYLTKVTKDEPPSSPFTGRWAGELICYLTHAGFHDISLHILQSYPNLSTVKDTFGYTLLQVLAMEPSNFPSGSRFSFWERLIYQIVPADTEAPQFSGLPISMQSKTHVARAVLQWLKMWLWKVIDKLVPGIKRIRNKKLRHKHALKLVHFVCKQVTTMSTPEIFEYFVTHAILAVATISGVVEIVSVCLQYFPDLLWFPIENQTIMHFAVEHRQENIFNLLYARTAINKQQAYSLWDTDKNILTMAAKLSPNPQLSTVSGAALQMQREMQWFKAVESFMHPAFTELRAEGKTAWHMFQDEHKKLLRDGERWMKDTSNSCMVVSALIATVMFAAAFTVPGGNDNVKGIPIFLQENSFMLYAVSDALALFSSVTSILMFLSILTSRYAEEDFLRALPKRLIIGLASLFIAIAAMMVTFGATLSIVLNDRWRPVSIPIILLASLPVTFFAMLQLPLFIQMVQSTYGRGIFRPKKLW is encoded by the exons CACCTCGTCTGACCACAATGTAGCATCAGGCACATCTGATGCCGATCCTTTGTTGCCACCAAACTCACAGAATGTAGAAGAAGCCTCTGCAGCAGTATTACAGCCAAATGATGTGCCTGTTAACCTATTGT CAATGGAATTGGACGTTAATTATTATCGGCCCTTGTACCTCGCGGCGCTAAAAGGAGATTGGGCAACTGCTAGCAAGTTTTTTGAGCGCGATCCCAATGCATTGACAGCAAAGATTTCAGTATTGTCGATGACAGCCCTGCATATCGCGGTATGTAATGGACAAGAAGAGTTCACTGAGAAGCTGGTGGAACTCATGCCTTCTGATGCCCTGGAAATGCATGACTTGGGTTTCTACACTCCCCTGCATTATGCCGGTATGAGTGGAAACATCAGGATTGCAAAGGCGCTGGTCAGAAAAAACCCCGCGTTACCACAAATTACAGACATCAAAGGCTATACTCCTCTCCAGACTGCTATTTTTGTTGCTACTGAACATAAAGAGTTGGTGTGGTATCTTACAAAGGTAACCAAAGATGAGCCTCCTAGCTCTCCATTCACCGGTCGGTGGGCCGGGGAGCTCATTTGCTACTTAACTCACGCAGGATTTCATG ATATATCACTACATATACTCCAGAGCTACCCTAACTTGAGCACTGTCAAAGATACGTTTGGCTATACTTTACTTCAAGTGTTGGCAATGGAACCTTCAAACTTCCCAAGTGGAAGTAGGTTCAGTTTTTGGGAGAGATTGATCTATCAAA TTGTCCCTGCTGATACAGAAGCTCCTCAATTTTCTGGGCTGCCGATTTCAATGCAATCAAAGACCCATGTAGCTCGAG CAGTTCTTCAGTGGCTGAAAATGTGGCTTTGGAAAGTCATTGACAAATTAG TACCGGGAATTAAGCGAATTCGAAACAAAAAATTGAGGCATAAACATGCACTTAAATTGGtacattttgtttgtaaacaagTTACAACCATGAGTACTCCAGAGATCTTTGAGTATTTTGTCACGCATGCCATCCTGGCAGTTGCGACAATTAGCGGAGTGGTTGAAATAGTATCTGTGTGCCTTCAGTATTTCCCGGATTTGTTGTGGTTTCCGATCGAGAACCAAACCATAATGCACTTTGCTGTTGAACATCGccaagaaaatattttcaatctTTTGTATGCTAGGACTGCCATTAATAAACAACAAGCTTATTCTCTCTGGGATACAGATAAGAACATCTTGACTATGGCAGCTAAGTTATCACCAAATCCTCAATTGTCGACTGTTTCCGGTGCAGCCCTACAAATGCAAAGAGAGATGCAGTGGTTTAAG GCCGTGGAAAGCTTTATGCATCCTGCTTTTACGGAATTGAGAGCAGAAGGAAAAACTGCTTGGCATATGTTCCAAGATGAGCACAAGAAATTGCTTCGGGATGGAGAGAGATGGATGAAAGATACTTCCAATTCTTGCATGGTCGTTTCCGCTCTCATTGCTACAGTGATGTTTGCAGCAGCATTTACTGTACCAGGAGGCAATGATAATGTGAAAGGCATTCCAATTTTCTTGCAGGAAAACTCATTTATGCTTTATGCTGTCTCGGATGCACTAGCTCTGTTTTCTTCTGTTACATCAATTCTGATGTTTTTATCCATCCTCACTTCACGTTATGCAGAGGAAGATTTTCTCAGAGCACTACCCAAGAGGTTGATTATCGGTCTTGCTTCTCTCTTTATCGCCATAGCTGCAATGATGGTTACATTTGGTGCGACGCTCTCCATTGTGTTGAATGATAGATGGAGACCAGTTTCTATTCCTATTATTTTACTGGCTTCTCTCCCAGTTACCTTTTTTGCAATGCTGCAGCTTCCTTTGTTCATCCAAATGGTCCAATCCACATATGGGCGGGGCATTTTCCGCCCCAAAAAGCTATGGTAA
- the LOC120005181 gene encoding uncharacterized protein LOC120005181 isoform X2, producing the protein MVRNLSTSSDHNVASGTSDADPLLPPNSQNVEEASAAVLQPNDVPVNLLSMELDVNYYRPLYLAALKGDWATASKFFERDPNALTAKISVLSMTALHIAVCNGQEEFTEKLVELMPSDALEMHDLGFYTPLHYAGMSGNIRIAKALVRKNPALPQITDIKGYTPLQTAIFVATEHKELVWYLTKVTKDEPPSSPFTGRWAGELICYLTHAGFHDISLHILQSYPNLSTVKDTFGYTLLQVLAMEPSNFPSGSRFSFWERLIYQIVPADTEAPQFSGLPISMQSKTHVARVLQWLKMWLWKVIDKLVPGIKRIRNKKLRHKHALKLVHFVCKQVTTMSTPEIFEYFVTHAILAVATISGVVEIVSVCLQYFPDLLWFPIENQTIMHFAVEHRQENIFNLLYARTAINKQQAYSLWDTDKNILTMAAKLSPNPQLSTVSGAALQMQREMQWFKAVESFMHPAFTELRAEGKTAWHMFQDEHKKLLRDGERWMKDTSNSCMVVSALIATVMFAAAFTVPGGNDNVKGIPIFLQENSFMLYAVSDALALFSSVTSILMFLSILTSRYAEEDFLRALPKRLIIGLASLFIAIAAMMVTFGATLSIVLNDRWRPVSIPIILLASLPVTFFAMLQLPLFIQMVQSTYGRGIFRPKKLW; encoded by the exons CACCTCGTCTGACCACAATGTAGCATCAGGCACATCTGATGCCGATCCTTTGTTGCCACCAAACTCACAGAATGTAGAAGAAGCCTCTGCAGCAGTATTACAGCCAAATGATGTGCCTGTTAACCTATTGT CAATGGAATTGGACGTTAATTATTATCGGCCCTTGTACCTCGCGGCGCTAAAAGGAGATTGGGCAACTGCTAGCAAGTTTTTTGAGCGCGATCCCAATGCATTGACAGCAAAGATTTCAGTATTGTCGATGACAGCCCTGCATATCGCGGTATGTAATGGACAAGAAGAGTTCACTGAGAAGCTGGTGGAACTCATGCCTTCTGATGCCCTGGAAATGCATGACTTGGGTTTCTACACTCCCCTGCATTATGCCGGTATGAGTGGAAACATCAGGATTGCAAAGGCGCTGGTCAGAAAAAACCCCGCGTTACCACAAATTACAGACATCAAAGGCTATACTCCTCTCCAGACTGCTATTTTTGTTGCTACTGAACATAAAGAGTTGGTGTGGTATCTTACAAAGGTAACCAAAGATGAGCCTCCTAGCTCTCCATTCACCGGTCGGTGGGCCGGGGAGCTCATTTGCTACTTAACTCACGCAGGATTTCATG ATATATCACTACATATACTCCAGAGCTACCCTAACTTGAGCACTGTCAAAGATACGTTTGGCTATACTTTACTTCAAGTGTTGGCAATGGAACCTTCAAACTTCCCAAGTGGAAGTAGGTTCAGTTTTTGGGAGAGATTGATCTATCAAA TTGTCCCTGCTGATACAGAAGCTCCTCAATTTTCTGGGCTGCCGATTTCAATGCAATCAAAGACCCATGTAGCTCGAG TTCTTCAGTGGCTGAAAATGTGGCTTTGGAAAGTCATTGACAAATTAG TACCGGGAATTAAGCGAATTCGAAACAAAAAATTGAGGCATAAACATGCACTTAAATTGGtacattttgtttgtaaacaagTTACAACCATGAGTACTCCAGAGATCTTTGAGTATTTTGTCACGCATGCCATCCTGGCAGTTGCGACAATTAGCGGAGTGGTTGAAATAGTATCTGTGTGCCTTCAGTATTTCCCGGATTTGTTGTGGTTTCCGATCGAGAACCAAACCATAATGCACTTTGCTGTTGAACATCGccaagaaaatattttcaatctTTTGTATGCTAGGACTGCCATTAATAAACAACAAGCTTATTCTCTCTGGGATACAGATAAGAACATCTTGACTATGGCAGCTAAGTTATCACCAAATCCTCAATTGTCGACTGTTTCCGGTGCAGCCCTACAAATGCAAAGAGAGATGCAGTGGTTTAAG GCCGTGGAAAGCTTTATGCATCCTGCTTTTACGGAATTGAGAGCAGAAGGAAAAACTGCTTGGCATATGTTCCAAGATGAGCACAAGAAATTGCTTCGGGATGGAGAGAGATGGATGAAAGATACTTCCAATTCTTGCATGGTCGTTTCCGCTCTCATTGCTACAGTGATGTTTGCAGCAGCATTTACTGTACCAGGAGGCAATGATAATGTGAAAGGCATTCCAATTTTCTTGCAGGAAAACTCATTTATGCTTTATGCTGTCTCGGATGCACTAGCTCTGTTTTCTTCTGTTACATCAATTCTGATGTTTTTATCCATCCTCACTTCACGTTATGCAGAGGAAGATTTTCTCAGAGCACTACCCAAGAGGTTGATTATCGGTCTTGCTTCTCTCTTTATCGCCATAGCTGCAATGATGGTTACATTTGGTGCGACGCTCTCCATTGTGTTGAATGATAGATGGAGACCAGTTTCTATTCCTATTATTTTACTGGCTTCTCTCCCAGTTACCTTTTTTGCAATGCTGCAGCTTCCTTTGTTCATCCAAATGGTCCAATCCACATATGGGCGGGGCATTTTCCGCCCCAAAAAGCTATGGTAA
- the LOC120005181 gene encoding ankyrin repeat-containing protein ITN1-like isoform X4 produces MVRNLSTSSDHNVASGTSDADPLLPPNSQNVEEASAAVLQPNDVPVNLLSMELDVNYYRPLYLAALKGDWATASKFFERDPNALTAKISVLSMTALHIAVCNGQEEFTEKLVELMPSDALEMHDLGFYTPLHYAGMSGNIRIAKALVRKNPALPQITDIKGYTPLQTAIFVATEHKELVWYLTKVTKDEPPSSPFTGRWAGELICYLTHAGFHDISLHILQSYPNLSTVKDTFGYTLLQVLAMEPSNFPSGSRFSFWERLIYQIVPADTEAPQFSGLPISMQSKTHVARVLQWLKMWLWKVIDKLDKNILTMAAKLSPNPQLSTVSGAALQMQREMQWFKAVESFMHPAFTELRAEGKTAWHMFQDEHKKLLRDGERWMKDTSNSCMVVSALIATVMFAAAFTVPGGNDNVKGIPIFLQENSFMLYAVSDALALFSSVTSILMFLSILTSRYAEEDFLRALPKRLIIGLASLFIAIAAMMVTFGATLSIVLNDRWRPVSIPIILLASLPVTFFAMLQLPLFIQMVQSTYGRGIFRPKKLW; encoded by the exons CACCTCGTCTGACCACAATGTAGCATCAGGCACATCTGATGCCGATCCTTTGTTGCCACCAAACTCACAGAATGTAGAAGAAGCCTCTGCAGCAGTATTACAGCCAAATGATGTGCCTGTTAACCTATTGT CAATGGAATTGGACGTTAATTATTATCGGCCCTTGTACCTCGCGGCGCTAAAAGGAGATTGGGCAACTGCTAGCAAGTTTTTTGAGCGCGATCCCAATGCATTGACAGCAAAGATTTCAGTATTGTCGATGACAGCCCTGCATATCGCGGTATGTAATGGACAAGAAGAGTTCACTGAGAAGCTGGTGGAACTCATGCCTTCTGATGCCCTGGAAATGCATGACTTGGGTTTCTACACTCCCCTGCATTATGCCGGTATGAGTGGAAACATCAGGATTGCAAAGGCGCTGGTCAGAAAAAACCCCGCGTTACCACAAATTACAGACATCAAAGGCTATACTCCTCTCCAGACTGCTATTTTTGTTGCTACTGAACATAAAGAGTTGGTGTGGTATCTTACAAAGGTAACCAAAGATGAGCCTCCTAGCTCTCCATTCACCGGTCGGTGGGCCGGGGAGCTCATTTGCTACTTAACTCACGCAGGATTTCATG ATATATCACTACATATACTCCAGAGCTACCCTAACTTGAGCACTGTCAAAGATACGTTTGGCTATACTTTACTTCAAGTGTTGGCAATGGAACCTTCAAACTTCCCAAGTGGAAGTAGGTTCAGTTTTTGGGAGAGATTGATCTATCAAA TTGTCCCTGCTGATACAGAAGCTCCTCAATTTTCTGGGCTGCCGATTTCAATGCAATCAAAGACCCATGTAGCTCGAG TTCTTCAGTGGCTGAAAATGTGGCTTTGGAAAGTCATTGACAAATTAG ATAAGAACATCTTGACTATGGCAGCTAAGTTATCACCAAATCCTCAATTGTCGACTGTTTCCGGTGCAGCCCTACAAATGCAAAGAGAGATGCAGTGGTTTAAG GCCGTGGAAAGCTTTATGCATCCTGCTTTTACGGAATTGAGAGCAGAAGGAAAAACTGCTTGGCATATGTTCCAAGATGAGCACAAGAAATTGCTTCGGGATGGAGAGAGATGGATGAAAGATACTTCCAATTCTTGCATGGTCGTTTCCGCTCTCATTGCTACAGTGATGTTTGCAGCAGCATTTACTGTACCAGGAGGCAATGATAATGTGAAAGGCATTCCAATTTTCTTGCAGGAAAACTCATTTATGCTTTATGCTGTCTCGGATGCACTAGCTCTGTTTTCTTCTGTTACATCAATTCTGATGTTTTTATCCATCCTCACTTCACGTTATGCAGAGGAAGATTTTCTCAGAGCACTACCCAAGAGGTTGATTATCGGTCTTGCTTCTCTCTTTATCGCCATAGCTGCAATGATGGTTACATTTGGTGCGACGCTCTCCATTGTGTTGAATGATAGATGGAGACCAGTTTCTATTCCTATTATTTTACTGGCTTCTCTCCCAGTTACCTTTTTTGCAATGCTGCAGCTTCCTTTGTTCATCCAAATGGTCCAATCCACATATGGGCGGGGCATTTTCCGCCCCAAAAAGCTATGGTAA
- the LOC120005181 gene encoding ankyrin repeat-containing protein NPR4-like isoform X3, giving the protein MVRNLSTSSDHNVASGTSDADPLLPPNSQNVEEASAAVLQPNDVPVNLLSMELDVNYYRPLYLAALKGDWATASKFFERDPNALTAKISVLSMTALHIAVCNGQEEFTEKLVELMPSDALEMHDLGFYTPLHYAGMSGNIRIAKALVRKNPALPQITDIKGYTPLQTAIFVATEHKELVWYLTKVTKDEPPSSPFTGRWAGELICYLTHAGFHDISLHILQSYPNLSTVKDTFGYTLLQVLAMEPSNFPSGSRFSFWERLIYQIVPADTEAPQFSGLPISMQSKTHVARAVLQWLKMWLWKVIDKLDKNILTMAAKLSPNPQLSTVSGAALQMQREMQWFKAVESFMHPAFTELRAEGKTAWHMFQDEHKKLLRDGERWMKDTSNSCMVVSALIATVMFAAAFTVPGGNDNVKGIPIFLQENSFMLYAVSDALALFSSVTSILMFLSILTSRYAEEDFLRALPKRLIIGLASLFIAIAAMMVTFGATLSIVLNDRWRPVSIPIILLASLPVTFFAMLQLPLFIQMVQSTYGRGIFRPKKLW; this is encoded by the exons CACCTCGTCTGACCACAATGTAGCATCAGGCACATCTGATGCCGATCCTTTGTTGCCACCAAACTCACAGAATGTAGAAGAAGCCTCTGCAGCAGTATTACAGCCAAATGATGTGCCTGTTAACCTATTGT CAATGGAATTGGACGTTAATTATTATCGGCCCTTGTACCTCGCGGCGCTAAAAGGAGATTGGGCAACTGCTAGCAAGTTTTTTGAGCGCGATCCCAATGCATTGACAGCAAAGATTTCAGTATTGTCGATGACAGCCCTGCATATCGCGGTATGTAATGGACAAGAAGAGTTCACTGAGAAGCTGGTGGAACTCATGCCTTCTGATGCCCTGGAAATGCATGACTTGGGTTTCTACACTCCCCTGCATTATGCCGGTATGAGTGGAAACATCAGGATTGCAAAGGCGCTGGTCAGAAAAAACCCCGCGTTACCACAAATTACAGACATCAAAGGCTATACTCCTCTCCAGACTGCTATTTTTGTTGCTACTGAACATAAAGAGTTGGTGTGGTATCTTACAAAGGTAACCAAAGATGAGCCTCCTAGCTCTCCATTCACCGGTCGGTGGGCCGGGGAGCTCATTTGCTACTTAACTCACGCAGGATTTCATG ATATATCACTACATATACTCCAGAGCTACCCTAACTTGAGCACTGTCAAAGATACGTTTGGCTATACTTTACTTCAAGTGTTGGCAATGGAACCTTCAAACTTCCCAAGTGGAAGTAGGTTCAGTTTTTGGGAGAGATTGATCTATCAAA TTGTCCCTGCTGATACAGAAGCTCCTCAATTTTCTGGGCTGCCGATTTCAATGCAATCAAAGACCCATGTAGCTCGAG CAGTTCTTCAGTGGCTGAAAATGTGGCTTTGGAAAGTCATTGACAAATTAG ATAAGAACATCTTGACTATGGCAGCTAAGTTATCACCAAATCCTCAATTGTCGACTGTTTCCGGTGCAGCCCTACAAATGCAAAGAGAGATGCAGTGGTTTAAG GCCGTGGAAAGCTTTATGCATCCTGCTTTTACGGAATTGAGAGCAGAAGGAAAAACTGCTTGGCATATGTTCCAAGATGAGCACAAGAAATTGCTTCGGGATGGAGAGAGATGGATGAAAGATACTTCCAATTCTTGCATGGTCGTTTCCGCTCTCATTGCTACAGTGATGTTTGCAGCAGCATTTACTGTACCAGGAGGCAATGATAATGTGAAAGGCATTCCAATTTTCTTGCAGGAAAACTCATTTATGCTTTATGCTGTCTCGGATGCACTAGCTCTGTTTTCTTCTGTTACATCAATTCTGATGTTTTTATCCATCCTCACTTCACGTTATGCAGAGGAAGATTTTCTCAGAGCACTACCCAAGAGGTTGATTATCGGTCTTGCTTCTCTCTTTATCGCCATAGCTGCAATGATGGTTACATTTGGTGCGACGCTCTCCATTGTGTTGAATGATAGATGGAGACCAGTTTCTATTCCTATTATTTTACTGGCTTCTCTCCCAGTTACCTTTTTTGCAATGCTGCAGCTTCCTTTGTTCATCCAAATGGTCCAATCCACATATGGGCGGGGCATTTTCCGCCCCAAAAAGCTATGGTAA